The following proteins are co-located in the Spirosoma montaniterrae genome:
- a CDS encoding RNA-guided endonuclease InsQ/TnpB family protein, which yields MSNDSGQNIPLQTQPYPVSQRALGRWLGACRYIYNLSLSYKKTLWEHNKVSIGKNDIQKELASIAKDTDWLGCVHSQTLQDVTDRVFNAYDGFFKQGKGFPKFARKGQYQSFSFKQGVKLTSQYVQLPKFGKVKYRNSQTLSGTIKRATVRECADGWYMCLCVETDIEPLPISPNSIGIDVGIKSLLVTSDGATIENPRHLYKAERKLKRLQRGVSRKKKGSANRRKAIKKLARQHQKVANTRKDFQHKLTTRLIGENQSISVESLQISNMLANHHLAKSIADAGWYGLTQMLDYKAKWYGRSFEKVSACHTSQDCSCCGYRNTELTLAVREWICPSCDSVHDRDVNAAKNIKAKAAGSAVSAWEVYAPVEVVAQESPAL from the coding sequence TTGTCTAATGATTCAGGTCAAAACATACCGCTACAAACTCAACCCTACCCCGTCTCACAACGGGCGTTAGGGCGGTGGTTAGGCGCGTGTCGGTATATCTACAACCTGTCGCTGTCCTACAAAAAGACGCTCTGGGAACACAACAAAGTTTCTATTGGCAAGAATGACATTCAGAAGGAACTGGCCAGTATTGCCAAAGATACCGACTGGTTAGGCTGTGTCCACTCTCAAACCTTGCAGGACGTAACGGACAGGGTATTTAACGCTTACGATGGTTTTTTTAAGCAAGGAAAAGGCTTTCCAAAGTTTGCCCGCAAGGGTCAGTACCAATCATTTAGTTTTAAACAGGGCGTTAAACTAACCAGTCAATACGTACAACTACCCAAATTTGGCAAGGTCAAATACCGGAATAGTCAAACCCTTTCTGGTACAATTAAACGGGCAACGGTTCGGGAATGTGCCGATGGTTGGTACATGTGTCTGTGCGTGGAAACTGACATAGAACCGTTGCCAATCAGTCCGAATAGTATTGGTATTGACGTAGGTATCAAGTCGCTTCTTGTCACCTCGGACGGTGCAACCATTGAAAACCCCAGGCACCTCTACAAAGCCGAACGCAAACTAAAGCGGCTGCAACGTGGCGTTAGCCGGAAAAAGAAAGGCAGTGCCAACCGCCGTAAGGCGATTAAGAAGTTAGCGCGTCAACACCAGAAAGTAGCCAATACCCGAAAAGACTTTCAGCATAAGCTGACAACGCGGTTGATAGGAGAAAACCAATCTATCAGCGTGGAATCGTTGCAAATCAGCAACATGCTGGCTAATCACCATCTGGCTAAATCCATAGCGGATGCAGGGTGGTATGGGCTAACGCAGATGCTCGACTACAAAGCGAAGTGGTACGGTCGCAGCTTTGAGAAAGTCTCTGCCTGTCACACCTCGCAGGATTGTTCATGCTGTGGCTACCGCAATACGGAACTAACGTTAGCCGTGCGGGAGTGGATTTGTCCGAGTTGCGATTCGGTTCATGACCGGGACGTTAACGCGGCTAAAAACATAAAAGCAAAGGCGGCAGGAAGTGCCGTGTCAGCTTGGGAGGTATACGCGCCTGTTGAGGTGGTAGCCCAAGAATCTCCCGCGCTTTAG